Below is a window of Deltaproteobacteria bacterium DNA.
TAAGACTGCAAAATAGTCCTTGGCATTACGCCATTGTTTCACAGCCGCGAACTTTTGCTTTAAGTGCCGTCTTCACAGAGCAACCATGGGCGATTATCGTGCTTTTAAGTTCAGGATTATTTATCGTACTCCTTGCCTCGTTTTTCTTACGTAGGGTGGTAATCGCACCGCTGCAGCATGTAACCGACCTTGTGCATCATCACCAACTTGAAGGACTTCAAGAGTTGTCAATAGCCAGTTCTAACAATGATTTTGCCAAATTAAGTCAAGCTATTATTACTATGAATCAAACCATTGATGAAGAGCGCCAACGTATCGCCAATCAAGTAAAAGAACTTACCCTAAAAAATACCGCATTAGCCACAGCACAAAATGACGTGGTACGTGCTGAGCGGTTAGCTGCAGTAGGCAAATTGGCCGCAGGCATAGCCCACGAAGTGGGTAACCCCTTAGCAATCCTGGCAGGCTATTTGGATATGCTTAAGAGTGGCACGATTAGTGGCAGTGAGCAAACCAGCGCCATAGCTCATATGCGCAGTGAGCTTGATCGTATTAATACTACTATACGTACATTATTAGATTATTCACGAGCACAAAATGATGCTGAACAAATTCCAGGTGATTTGATAATTACCCTTGAGCGGGTAAAGAGTTTGCTTGCCCCACAATTACACAATGTCGTTCTTGAATTGCCAAATATTAACAAACTCATCGCTTTACCAATAACCACTGATGCGGCAACGCAATTGCTACTTAATCTTATTCTCAATGCCATAGATGCAATTAATAAATCTGGTCGGATCATTATTACCGTAGAACAAACTGAACAGTGTCTCTGTATACATTGTGATGATGATGGCCCAGGCATACCCGAAGCAAACCGCCATCAAATATTTGAACCATTTTTTACCACTAAGCCCGCTGGCAAAGGCACTGGGTTAGGACTAGCTGTATGTGAACGAATTGTTAGCAATGGTAATGGCACGATTAGCGTAAAAAATAGTCCGATTTTAGGAGGCGCACGTTTCACAGTAGTGTTTAACACACAGTCTTAAAAAATATCTTTAACCCCAAATTGCACATATCGGAATCGCTGCAATTTTTTTATCAACATAGTATATTGTTGGCCCAGTATGTTGGTGTAAGCGAACGTCAAGATGCATTACTTAAGATTTAATATGCTGGCTAACAACACGATCAAAATCAGTATCATTATCGCCGCTACAACTTTTTTTGCAATCGCTATTACCATCTTTAATACATCCTACTTCATCGCTATCTAGACCAGTTGGTGTAAGGGTTTCAGAGTCATTTTGGCTAAATAACGGATTAATCGTTTTATCGAGCACATGGGTTTTTCTAATACGCCCAAGTGCTGCTAATATACTGGTACGAATGCGAGGGTATTTTTGGCTAAGATCGGTAAGCAACTGCTTAACCGCTTTACGCTCTTTATTTTGTGAGCTACATAAACTGCAGGGCATAATCGGAAATTCTTTATGCTTGACGAGTTCAAAAAGATCTTCTTCACCGACATAAACTAAAGGACGAATTACCTGTTCAGCGCCTTTATCAGAAACCAAACGTGGTGGCATAGTTTTAAGTTGTCCGGTAAAAAAGGCGTTAAGTAAAAATGTTTCAACAAGATCATCACGGTGGTGCCCTAAGGCAACTTTATTACAACCATGCTTTCTAGCTGCTTTATACAAAATAGCGCGACGAAATCGTGAACACCAGGCACAAAAGACTTTACCTGGTTCAGTCATTTTAATTACCCGTGAGTAGGTATCCTGAAACTCAATTTCAAATGGAACACCGAACTCTTTTAAGTATTGCTCAAGCGGTTTAACATTATGGCCTGGCTGACCTTGATCAAGATGATAGGCAACAATTTCAAATTTCTGCGGTAAAGCCGCCTGCAACCTACTAATGGCCCATAAAAGCGCAAAAGAATCTTTACCACCCGACATGGCAACTAATATGCGGTCACCTGCCTCAAATAGGTTAAAATCACGGTTAGCAAGATTAACTGCCTTTAATATTCGACTTTCTAATTTTCGTGGATGCATAAGGCCTGACCCTATGCCCTGCAAAAAACAATAAGACAAGTAGACAAAGTCCAAATATAGGCAAATCTAAGTGCTAAAAATATAGTTAATTGTAGATATCGTACGATTGTTTTACACAAGTTCTTGATTTGCGGAGAATGACTAGGTAATTTTGTATACAAACGATATGTGGTTGCTTCTAGTGGAGGCAGGGCCATGGCAGTCAAAAAAAAGACAGCGGCAGCAAAAAAAACAACTACTAAAAATGCTGCTAAAAAAATCACCAAAAAACCGGCTCAAAAAGCCAAACCTGCGGCTAAAAAGAAAGTAGCCCCAAGTAAAATGGCAAAAAAAATTGCGGCTCAAAAAAAGGTAGCTAAAAAAATTACCAAAAAAGCCGCAAATATTGCCAAAAAAGTTAATAAAAAGGTGGCAAAAACTGTAGCCAAGCAAGTTTCTTCAGTCAAAAAGGCGATGAAGAAAAGTGCTTCGAAAGCAACAGCGCTTAAAAAGAAACTTGCCACCAAAGCAACTGGTGCAAACATTAAAAAGGCCACTCTGGAGCTGATTAAAAAAGCGGCAGCGAAAAAAAAATCAGCTGGTGGATGCAGAAAGCCCAAAGCGACTCAAACAAAAGTTGCTGCGCCTGTTGCATCTCCGGTCATAACTAAACCAGTTATGACGTCGTCGGTGCTTGAAACTAAAGCAGAAGAGCCAATTAAGGTTAAGACTGCTGAACCTGAAAGTGCAGGGGTTACTAGCACTGGCACTTGGGGTGGCACATCACGAACTAGTGATGACGATTTCGACGATTTTGATGTAAACGACGATCTCACATTGCCACCAACAGACGACGATGATTTCTAAACCTTAAGGTAATTAATTACCTTTGGTTCATCGTTCTTGCATGGCGCCACAATACTATTGAATTAATACAAGTTACTTGTAGTCGGATATGTTTGTGCGCTGCAATATGTTCCTAATCACATTATATAGCGAATAACTCTCAATACTAAAGAGACCATAAATCTAAGAATTTTACGCCAGTTTCTTTGATGTCCTTCACATTTCTCGTCACCAACGTAAGGTTATGGGTCAATGCTGTTGCTGCAATCAATCCATCAATTGATGGTATTGGTTTGCCAATCGCCAAAGCCTTTGCTTCAATTTCACCCCAGGTTAATGCTACTTCAACTGATATAGGCAAAATTTTCTGAGTAAAACGTTCCTTTAAATCAACGTCTAACCATCTTTGTATCTGTAGACACCTTTGTTTATCATTAAGACGAGATATATCTTTTTGAATTTCACCAATGGTTAATACGCTAAGAAAAATTGCATCTTCATCACTGTTTTTAATCCATGTGACGATATTTTTATTTGGATGCTTTTTAATCATCTCTGAAATTACACACGTATCTAGTAAATATTTCAAAATTCAACCTCCCGCGATATGTCTTGTTTACGTTCAATTTTTATTTCTGCCAGCGGAGAGTTATGAAAAATATCTCCCAGTGAGCCTTTACGACGCTTAAGCTTTTGATATTCTTTTATTAACAGTACAACCGCTGCTTTTTTGCCATGTTTAGTTATTTCTTGTGGGCCTTCGTTGATTGCTCGTTCAATAACTTCACTAAATCTATTTTTCGCATCTTGAACTTGCCAAGTCATTATCAATGCTTCTAATTAATCTAGACTGTCTAGATTATATTTATTTCTACTTGAAGAAGCAAGATGAGACCTAGCAATA
It encodes the following:
- a CDS encoding GHKL domain-containing protein, which encodes MSKLRVRLLLVLGAAVLVGLVIINVAFLFWGQRRYQIESRLALNAALFEIISSQTIADNPSVTINQIASHYKVTISLVNVNGEVLATKKISLPSFNDRQLVEANSAWLHKIVRLQNSPWHYAIVSQPRTFALSAVFTEQPWAIIVLLSSGLFIVLLASFFLRRVVIAPLQHVTDLVHHHQLEGLQELSIASSNNDFAKLSQAIITMNQTIDEERQRIANQVKELTLKNTALATAQNDVVRAERLAAVGKLAAGIAHEVGNPLAILAGYLDMLKSGTISGSEQTSAIAHMRSELDRINTTIRTLLDYSRAQNDAEQIPGDLIITLERVKSLLAPQLHNVVLELPNINKLIALPITTDAATQLLLNLILNAIDAINKSGRIIITVEQTEQCLCIHCDDDGPGIPEANRHQIFEPFFTTKPAGKGTGLGLAVCERIVSNGNGTISVKNSPILGGARFTVVFNTQS
- the ttcA gene encoding tRNA 2-thiocytidine(32) synthetase TtcA, with protein sequence MHPRKLESRILKAVNLANRDFNLFEAGDRILVAMSGGKDSFALLWAISRLQAALPQKFEIVAYHLDQGQPGHNVKPLEQYLKEFGVPFEIEFQDTYSRVIKMTEPGKVFCAWCSRFRRAILYKAARKHGCNKVALGHHRDDLVETFLLNAFFTGQLKTMPPRLVSDKGAEQVIRPLVYVGEEDLFELVKHKEFPIMPCSLCSSQNKERKAVKQLLTDLSQKYPRIRTSILAALGRIRKTHVLDKTINPLFSQNDSETLTPTGLDSDEVGCIKDGNSDCKKSCSGDNDTDFDRVVSQHIKS
- a CDS encoding type II toxin-antitoxin system VapC family toxin, which encodes MKYLLDTCVISEMIKKHPNKNIVTWIKNSDEDAIFLSVLTIGEIQKDISRLNDKQRCLQIQRWLDVDLKERFTQKILPISVEVALTWGEIEAKALAIGKPIPSIDGLIAATALTHNLTLVTRNVKDIKETGVKFLDLWSL
- a CDS encoding type II toxin-antitoxin system Phd/YefM family antitoxin, yielding MIMTWQVQDAKNRFSEVIERAINEGPQEITKHGKKAAVVLLIKEYQKLKRRKGSLGDIFHNSPLAEIKIERKQDISREVEF